From one Chromatiales bacterium genomic stretch:
- the secA gene encoding preprotein translocase subunit SecA has product MFQLISNLLPSRNDRLLKKYWKVVNEINALEEQYKGIDDSELLSKKDQLKAHLSQGQSLNSLLPEAFAAVREAASRALNMRHFDVQLIGGMVLHDGKIAEMRTGEGKTFVAPLAAYLNALTEQSVHIVTVNDYLARRDSEWMGSVYKKLGLSVGVVVSGQSHEERVAAYQADITYGTNNEFGFDYLRDNMVYEASRRVQRGHYFAVVDEVDSILIDEARTPLIISGPTDESSDVYYQVDKLVQRLKPSLGSSGEGDYTVDEKSRVALLTETGHQHIEEALIKAGLLREDQSLYDLNNVNLLHHVGASLRAHSLFKKNVDYLVRNGKVLIVDEFTGRVMAGRRWGDGLHQAVEAKEGVRIERENQTLASITFQNYFRLYQKLSGMTGTADTEAQEFQDIYGLEVAVIPTHVSMVREDEPDAVYMSEREKFEAILADIHSSVEIGQPTLIGTASIAVSEHLSKMMTKAKIKHQVLNAKHHEAESKIIAQAGRPRAVTIATNMAGRGTDIVLGGSLEAELAEADESKHEAIRDDWQVRHQQVLESGGLRVIGTERHESRRVDNQLRGRSGRQGDPGSSRFYLSLDDSLMRIFAGDKVQSLIEKLGMQESEAIEHPWMNRAIENAQRKVESHNFDIRKNLLEYDDVANEQRQVVYKQRNELMETEQVHEQIVDILSEVGESVVERYVPDGHLEERWDVQALEQNLAKEFGLQLALNDWVSKQADISASAIREKVCDAMHETYQAKEDIFGNEALYRIEVVFMMRVLDNHWKEHLANMDHLRQGIGLRSFAQKNPKQEYKREAFRMFELMLDTVRYNLASALMRLVKEPEFQLTQASERNAIDYRHKQPKSILSPPLSAPDTRLKSDSPPDVMQRQPQPGGQSFKPSTVRRTHKKLGRNEPCFCGSGKKYKHCCYGKAK; this is encoded by the coding sequence TTTTGCCTGAGGCTTTTGCTGCGGTTAGAGAGGCAGCGTCGCGGGCATTGAATATGAGACACTTTGATGTTCAGTTAATTGGCGGCATGGTTTTACACGACGGCAAGATAGCCGAGATGCGTACTGGTGAAGGTAAAACCTTCGTTGCGCCCTTAGCTGCTTACTTGAATGCGCTTACCGAACAAAGCGTGCATATTGTCACGGTCAATGATTATTTGGCTCGTCGGGATTCCGAATGGATGGGTTCGGTATATAAAAAGCTAGGGCTTAGCGTGGGCGTAGTAGTTTCAGGGCAGTCACATGAAGAGCGAGTTGCTGCATATCAAGCTGATATCACTTACGGTACAAATAACGAGTTCGGCTTTGATTATTTACGCGACAACATGGTATACGAAGCATCTCGAAGAGTTCAGCGTGGACATTACTTTGCCGTTGTTGACGAGGTTGACTCTATACTGATAGACGAGGCGCGCACACCATTGATTATATCTGGTCCTACTGATGAGAGTTCCGATGTTTATTATCAAGTTGATAAGTTGGTGCAGCGCCTTAAGCCTAGTTTAGGCAGCTCTGGGGAGGGCGATTATACGGTTGACGAAAAATCTCGTGTAGCACTGCTGACTGAGACCGGGCATCAGCATATAGAAGAAGCTTTGATAAAAGCAGGGTTGTTGAGAGAAGATCAAAGTCTTTATGATCTTAATAATGTTAATTTATTGCACCATGTGGGCGCTTCACTTAGAGCACATAGCCTATTTAAGAAAAATGTTGACTACTTAGTACGCAATGGTAAAGTTTTAATTGTTGACGAGTTTACTGGTCGCGTGATGGCTGGGCGCCGCTGGGGCGATGGTTTGCATCAAGCGGTAGAAGCCAAAGAGGGTGTGCGTATAGAACGAGAAAACCAAACGCTTGCATCGATTACTTTTCAGAATTATTTTCGCTTGTATCAGAAACTCAGCGGTATGACTGGCACTGCCGACACCGAAGCACAGGAGTTTCAAGACATATACGGTTTAGAAGTTGCTGTTATCCCAACTCATGTATCTATGGTTCGTGAAGACGAACCTGATGCAGTCTACATGTCAGAGCGAGAGAAATTTGAAGCGATATTGGCAGATATACACTCAAGCGTTGAAATCGGACAACCCACCCTAATCGGTACGGCATCCATTGCAGTCTCCGAACATTTGTCGAAGATGATGACCAAAGCCAAAATAAAACACCAAGTGCTCAATGCTAAACACCACGAAGCTGAATCAAAAATTATTGCTCAAGCCGGCCGTCCTCGAGCTGTGACTATTGCTACCAATATGGCCGGGCGTGGCACCGATATTGTATTGGGTGGGTCGCTTGAGGCAGAGCTTGCAGAAGCTGACGAAAGCAAGCATGAGGCGATACGAGATGATTGGCAAGTGCGCCATCAACAGGTGTTAGAATCAGGTGGTTTGCGAGTGATTGGCACCGAACGCCACGAATCAAGACGCGTTGACAACCAGCTACGCGGTCGTTCAGGTCGTCAAGGTGACCCTGGATCTAGCCGCTTTTATTTGTCTTTGGATGATAGTCTAATGCGCATTTTCGCCGGTGATAAAGTTCAATCCTTAATAGAGAAACTGGGTATGCAGGAAAGTGAAGCGATAGAACATCCGTGGATGAATAGGGCGATAGAGAATGCTCAACGTAAAGTGGAATCGCATAACTTTGATATACGCAAGAACTTACTGGAATACGACGATGTAGCGAATGAACAACGACAAGTTGTTTACAAACAAAGAAACGAGTTGATGGAAACCGAACAAGTCCATGAGCAAATTGTTGATATACTAAGTGAGGTAGGTGAATCAGTTGTCGAGCGATATGTACCTGACGGACATTTGGAAGAGCGATGGGATGTGCAAGCTCTTGAGCAGAACCTTGCTAAAGAGTTTGGCTTGCAGTTGGCGCTCAATGACTGGGTCTCCAAGCAAGCTGATATTTCAGCTTCAGCTATACGCGAGAAAGTATGTGATGCAATGCACGAAACATACCAAGCAAAAGAGGATATTTTTGGCAACGAGGCTTTATATAGAATAGAAGTTGTTTTTATGATGAGAGTTTTAGATAATCACTGGAAGGAACATTTAGCTAATATGGATCATTTGCGTCAAGGCATTGGTTTGCGTAGTTTTGCTCAAAAAAACCCTAAACAAGAGTATAAAAGAGAAGCGTTTAGAATGTTCGAGCTGATGCTAGATACTGTTCGTTACAACCTTGCTTCAGCACTAATGAGATTAGTTAAAGAACCGGAATTCCAGTTAACACAGGCTAGCGAAAGAAATGCAATTGATTATCGGCATAAACAACCGAAGAGCATTTTGTCGCCGCCATTATCAGCACCTGATACTAGATTGAAGTCCGATTCACCACCTGATGTTATGCAGCGGCAGCCGCAACCAGGCGGACAATCGTTCAAACCCAGTACGGTGCGACGCACGCATAAAAAGCTTGGTCGCAACGAACCTTGTTTTTGTGGGTCTGGGAAAAAATATAAGCACTGTTGCTATGGAAAAGCAAAATAA
- the argJ gene encoding bifunctional glutamate N-acetyltransferase/amino-acid acetyltransferase ArgJ produces the protein MEKQNKPIPIKGISIATAACGIRYRGRDDLVLMELSEQTTTAACFTRNALKGAPVILAEQHLRTTQPRYLLINAGNANVGLGLAGIADAEACCVKVADLAGVDTQQVLPFSTGLISERLPLSKMISAIPYLFEDLTSDHWLTAAQAIMTTDTIAKWFSVKVPLGSEKISITGIAKGSGMICPNMATMLAYIATDIKIDQQTTQQLLSDAVAISFNCITVDGDTSTNDACVLLASGASEIDWDLLSANQRATFIEALQTVMQELAKMIIRDAEGAGHFIEIRVEQACSYEEAKQVAYTIAHSPLVKTAFAAADPNWGRIIAAIGRSGLEELDMNKVSCFIGSHRLYHCGAVDPNYDEEVVKTAMMQTEVGLRVLLGRGTERACLWTSDLTEDYVRINAGYRS, from the coding sequence ATGGAAAAGCAAAATAAGCCGATACCCATTAAAGGCATATCCATCGCTACGGCAGCTTGTGGCATACGCTATCGCGGGCGAGACGATCTGGTATTGATGGAATTGTCCGAACAGACTACTACCGCCGCATGCTTTACGCGTAATGCGCTTAAGGGTGCGCCGGTAATATTGGCTGAACAACACTTACGCACGACACAGCCACGCTATCTGCTTATCAATGCAGGTAATGCGAATGTAGGATTAGGCCTAGCCGGCATTGCCGATGCCGAAGCATGTTGTGTAAAAGTTGCCGATTTAGCTGGTGTAGATACTCAACAAGTTTTGCCTTTTTCGACCGGACTGATAAGTGAACGCTTACCGCTTTCTAAAATGATATCTGCTATTCCATACTTGTTCGAAGATCTGACATCAGATCATTGGTTAACTGCGGCGCAAGCAATTATGACTACCGATACTATTGCTAAATGGTTTAGTGTGAAAGTACCACTTGGTAGTGAGAAAATTTCTATCACCGGTATTGCTAAAGGCTCAGGAATGATTTGTCCTAATATGGCGACTATGCTTGCTTATATTGCAACCGATATAAAAATTGATCAACAAACGACCCAACAGTTGTTGTCGGATGCCGTGGCAATCTCATTTAACTGCATTACGGTCGATGGAGATACTTCGACCAATGATGCCTGTGTATTGCTTGCCAGTGGAGCATCTGAAATAGACTGGGATTTGCTCTCTGCCAATCAAAGAGCTACTTTTATTGAAGCATTGCAAACAGTGATGCAAGAACTGGCAAAAATGATTATCCGGGATGCTGAAGGTGCCGGACATTTTATAGAAATACGGGTAGAGCAAGCGTGCTCTTATGAAGAGGCAAAGCAAGTCGCCTATACGATTGCGCATTCACCATTAGTCAAAACGGCCTTTGCTGCTGCTGATCCAAACTGGGGTAGGATTATCGCTGCGATTGGGCGTAGCGGATTAGAAGAACTAGATATGAATAAGGTCAGCTGTTTCATAGGAAGTCACCGCTTGTATCATTGCGGTGCAGTAGATCCTAACTACGACGAAGAGGTTGTCAAAACAGCTATGATGCAAACCGAAGTCGGTTTACGGGTATTGCTTGGCAGAGGCACCGAAAGAGCCTGTCTATGGACCTCTGATTTAACCGAAGACTATGTGAGAATTAATGCCGGCTACCGCAGTTGA
- a CDS encoding Nudix family hydrolase: MPATAVESTAPIAVVLGVVLREGRVLVGWRDSKLHQGNCWEFPGGKVKATETRFQTLLRELHEEVGITIKKKSVEPLIAFEWRYDAQRYFFSVYLIKDYSGELKLDFYSRLKWQALETLKESDFPPANRAIIKSLLLPNRYLVTPVGLDLAAIEKGLTVAFQSGISMAVFRAPKLDNKTYIDSARRLLLQNPVFNTGLLIHNHPTQVHELNAAGVQLSAEHAKKYCSRPVSKEVLLAVSCHSRLELEHACRIDADFALLGPIKITPSHLDDSVLGWTTFKILAESAPMPVYAIGGLEIGDLAKYRAYGAQGIAAIRGFWPL; this comes from the coding sequence ATGCCGGCTACCGCAGTTGAATCAACGGCACCTATTGCGGTTGTACTAGGCGTTGTTTTACGAGAAGGTAGGGTGCTGGTTGGTTGGCGAGATAGCAAACTGCATCAGGGCAATTGTTGGGAGTTCCCAGGCGGTAAAGTTAAAGCAACCGAAACGCGATTCCAAACTCTGCTACGTGAATTGCACGAAGAGGTTGGTATCACAATCAAAAAAAAAAGTGTTGAACCACTCATTGCGTTTGAATGGCGTTACGATGCGCAAAGATATTTTTTCAGCGTATATCTGATAAAAGATTATAGTGGTGAACTTAAACTCGATTTTTATAGCCGCCTAAAGTGGCAAGCTCTAGAAACTCTTAAAGAGAGCGATTTCCCACCAGCTAATCGTGCGATTATAAAATCGTTGTTATTGCCGAATCGTTATTTAGTAACTCCCGTAGGGCTCGATCTTGCGGCCATAGAAAAAGGTCTTACAGTAGCGTTTCAATCAGGTATATCTATGGCTGTTTTTCGTGCACCTAAACTGGATAATAAAACTTATATAGATAGTGCACGTAGATTGCTGTTGCAGAATCCGGTTTTCAATACTGGATTATTGATACACAACCATCCGACACAAGTTCATGAACTCAATGCCGCAGGCGTGCAACTTAGTGCCGAGCACGCCAAAAAATACTGTTCTCGTCCAGTATCAAAAGAAGTGCTACTTGCTGTTTCTTGTCATAGCCGACTGGAATTAGAACATGCTTGCCGCATAGATGCCGATTTTGCCTTGCTTGGACCTATTAAAATAACCCCTAGCCATCTAGACGATTCTGTTTTAGGGTGGACTACTTTTAAGATACTTGCCGAATCCGCCCCAATGCCGGTCTATGCAATAGGAGGACTCGAAATTGGCGACTTAGCGAAATACCGGGCATATGGCGCACAAGGTATTGCCGCGATTCGTGGGTTCTGGCCTTTATGA